The proteins below come from a single Cylindrospermopsis raciborskii Cr2010 genomic window:
- a CDS encoding YggT family protein — MYLLFQTLASFVEIYSYVLIVRVLLTWFPQINWYNQPFAALSQVSDPYLNLFRNIIPSLGGIDISPILAFLVLNIVSSLLENLSSATSLGGF; from the coding sequence ATGTATTTACTTTTCCAAACTTTAGCCTCCTTTGTGGAAATTTATAGCTACGTGCTAATTGTCAGAGTTCTGCTAACCTGGTTCCCACAAATTAACTGGTACAATCAGCCATTTGCTGCATTAAGTCAGGTTAGTGACCCCTATCTCAATCTGTTCCGCAATATCATTCCTTCCCTGGGAGGTATTGATATTTCGCCTATTTTGGCCTTCTTGGTGCTTAATATAGTCTCCAGTTTGTTGGAGAACCTTAGTAGTGCAACTTCTTTAGGGGGATTTTAG